tcggtccaaaagttcccaaatcccaaattcttaaatttctcaagatCAAaagttcccaaaccccaaattcctaaattcctcaagtcCAAaagttcccaaaccccaaattcctgaattttccaagtccaaaagtttccaaatcctaaattcctaaatttctcaagtccaaaagttcccaaaccctaaattcctaaattcctcaagtcCAAaagttcccaaaccccaaattcctgaattttccaagtccaaaagttcccaaactccaaattcctaaatttctcaagtccaaaagtttccaaaccccaaattcttgaatttctcaagtccaaaaattcccaaaccccaaattcctaaatttcccaacctcaaaagtccccaaaccccaaattcctaaatttctcaaatccaaaagtctcaaaaacccaaaatttcaaacttccaccgttccaaatatctaaactcCCAAAATACCACAACTTCCCAAACTTTCGGAcgtcccaagtcccaaaacctCAAACTCTCACTTGAAATATTCtgaatcccccaaatctctccCTGCTAGCACACAGCACCCTAACCTTTCCGCACCTTTCAAATATCTCAGCATCTAAACTAACTCACCTCTTACGTTCACATATTCAAAACTTCTCAGCACAGTTTTACGttcactcattactcatatttatATCATAATGTTTGCATTTCACGAAATCAGGTCCGAAAAGAAACAAGGACGTGATGGTTGATTTTTACAATGTTCCAATCGGAACATAATTATGAGTTTCATAACAACAGTCAGTTGTCGTGAAAGTCTGAAGTACCTGTTGTTTTACAGCACGGGATCCAGTAATCATCGAACGAAGTAACCTCGTTAACATTTCGAAATTAATCGTGAAAGAATTGATCGAAACGTCATTGAAATATGGTCGCATGCTCGATTCCGATCATATGCCGTTGCAACATTTCTTTATCGTTCTCGAACACGTGCTGAGGCACGGTTTGCGGCCCAAAAAGGTAAATGTAAACTGGGAATAAATCTTCGAGGTATTCGATCGTCAAGTGGCACTAACTGCCTTCGATTTCAGGGCATCCTCGGACCTAAAAAAGAGCTTTGGGATATACTTCAACTCGTTGAAAAATATTGTCCTGAAGCGCAGGACATTACGTCCAGTATTCGTGATCTACCTACAGTTAGGTATAAATCATTATGTATTTATCTTTCACCTCATTCTCCATACCTGACTATTCTTCCTAGAAAACAATGTCACATGCAAACTGTTCTCAGAGGATTTCATTCTAATTTTACTTTACGCATGCATATCGTAGGTAGATAGCCTAGCATATGGATTATTTGAGAAATGTTTTTAGGAAAGGTAGACGATAAcatctattttattatactgtaaTATTCTACTAAAAAACTGTAATTTTCTACTGCATCAAACGCAAAGTTTGACTTGAAATTATTACCCTATGTTCAGTACTGTTACCTTTCATTCATCTAAAATTTTTGACCAACTTCCCAAAGACATCATCCATTTCTCAGATAACTTCTTACATGAATCTATCATTTGTGAGATTCATGTGAGATGAAAATTATTGAACATGAATTTAGAATCCTCTGAGGACAACTTCACACTTCATTGATCTTAATACACTCAGTTAAATTAACACTAGCTTTGAATACACAAGTGACCACTTTGACCTAAGTACCAATTTGACCTTTGCTGATGGAGTTCACCTTTCCAGGACGGCAATGGGTAGGGCACGAGCATGGTTGCGTATGGCATTAATGCAAAAAAAGCTGGCCGATTATTTGAAAGTGCTGATTGATCATAAGGAAGACATATTGTCGGAGTATTTTGAGCCAGACGCTTTAATGATGAGCGAGGAGGCGATTGTTATAATGGGTTTGTTGGTGGGTCTGAATGTGATCGACTGTAATCTCTGCGTGAAGGTCAGTCTGATGCTGTCAATAGCATTTGACGCTGTCGAACGTGTTTAACTTGACTGTTATGGCAGGAAGAAGATCTCGATTGTCAACAAGGTGTGATCGACTTTTCGATATACCTGCGAAATAGTAATCACATACCTGGTGAATCTCCGGACGATGAGCTCGAAAATGACAACATGACCACGGTTCTGGATCAGAAGAATTATATCGAAGAACTGAACCGACACTTGAAGTAGTATTTCATGTCACTAGTCGTTTAATTACTCGAAGAGATCCTTACATTTTGTTGTAACTTTTAGTGCCACTGTAACGAACCTCCAAGCCAAAGTAGAATCCCTGACAACGACAAACACTCTCATGAAGGAAGATCTCGCTATCGCCAAAAAGAACATTCTGTCTCTTCGCCAAGAGAACTGGCAACTGAAAAAGGAGCTCGAAATTGAGATCAAAGACACGTACGAGGTGCGTTGAAGCTGTGTACAATGGTAAATGATCCTTGAACGGTCTTCATGGTTTCAGAACGAGAAACCACCTATTAACATTACGGAAACAACGGCAGAGATCGAAGAACTGAGGAGCAGGTTGGAGACCGAAAAGAAACTGCGACAGGACGTGGAAAAAGAGTTAGAATTACAGGTTGTTTTTTTTGATACGATAAATTTTGACGTCAGAATGGAAGTAAAATTTCGTTTTGTTTAATCAGATTAGTATGAAGTCCGAAATGGAGGTGGCCATGAAACTGTTGGAGAAAGACATTCACGAGAAACAAGACACGATCATATCGCTGCGACGACAGCTGGATGAGATCAAGTTGATTAACTTGGAAATGTACAAAAAGTTGCAGGTGACTTGTTTCTTTCCAAATACGAAAAGTTTTTATAATCgtttttattgcaattatttttctttgcacATGGGAtgtttaaaacatttttcttttttactttaatttaaCCAGCTTTTCAGATTTTAGTGAAACGTTAATTAAAGATTTTCAAGGGGTTGTAATGTTTTAAACTCCTTGTTTCTGGAATATTCCCGTTATAGGAGTGTGAGCACGAACTAACGCAAAAAGGCGAAATGGTGAGCCGGCTTCACGCGAAGACGAATCAGATCGGCAAGATACTGCATAACCTTGAGAAATATAATCATCTGATGAAGGACGGGGAAAATATTCGTAGTCCCACTACACCGAATAGTGTTTCTAAATCGATTCTTAACAAGACCAGCCCCACTTCGCCGCGAGGTGAAAAGCTAACGAGGCTTTCATCGGCGGATAACGTTACCACACCTGATCAGCAAAATTCTTCCATTAAACTGCAGTCCTCTAATAGTCAACAGTCTATTAATACTCAACTTTCCAATAGTAATCGACAGTGCAAAGATCAACAGCAGACTTCTGATAATCGACAGGAATCTAACAATGAACAGATAGAGGACGTTCAATCTCAGAACAAGAACAACAAGGAGTTATCTGATGACACTTTGCAGGAGAATAAATCCAATAACGAGATCTCCAATGCCTTGACGCAGGAGAAAGCAAACGCATAAAACGCTTTcttttccaaattaatttttatattttataccttGAAACTCTATTAATATCTCAACtaatggaaaataaaaagtagcgatttctttatacaaaatatgtttCTGAAATGTCTAATGTTTCAGtttgtatgtaaatataaaaatactaagTGATTGTgtacataatttgaaaatatatttctgtTTCACTGTTATTTTTGTTTCTCTGTCGAGATCATTTTTCAACTAGAAAGTTATTAGAGAAAAtgagataaaattatttaacgtaGTGAAACAGAAGCCTAAGAgtgttgaaataatttatatttatatacactaTGATTTTATTACTGTTACAAGAAGGTTTCAGTGATAAAATGTTCTTAAACTTTTCAGAAACATTATGTATCGTAATAAACAAGTATATCAAGTTGACATTTTTCAGACTAGAACTTTATATACTTGAAATGTATAGAGAATCCATGAAATATTTACCATTTATCTAGCAATTTGTACATCA
This genomic window from Megachile rotundata isolate GNS110a chromosome 14, iyMegRotu1, whole genome shotgun sequence contains:
- the LOC100880496 gene encoding protein RUFY3 isoform X3, which translates into the protein MRQESQNGLKIRPPGDHGGVHYGGYMFEEDMAGAQDTIYLCNFRVSVDGEWLCLKELQDVDFSLQDSMQRSLSPPLALSGINHQHHHHDHQRQHQLPNQRELRDILPPSPPPLQHVSRLSRDPVIIERSNLVNISKLIVKELIETSLKYGRMLDSDHMPLQHFFIVLEHVLRHGLRPKKGILGPKKELWDILQLVEKYCPEAQDITSSIRDLPTVRTAMGRARAWLRMALMQKKLADYLKVLIDHKEDILSEYFEPDALMMSEEAIVIMGLLVGLNVIDCNLCVKEEDLDCQQGVIDFSIYLRNSNHIPGESPDDELENDNMTTVLDQKNYIEELNRHLNATVTNLQAKVESLTTTNTLMKEDLAIAKKNILSLRQENWQLKKELEIEIKDTYENEKPPINITETTAEIEELRSRLETEKKLRQDVEKELELQISMKSEMEVAMKLLEKDIHEKQDTIISLRRQLDEIKLINLEMYKKLQECEHELTQKGEMVSRLHAKTNQIGKILHNLEKYNHLMKDGENIRSPTTPNSVSKSILNKTSPTSPRGEKLTRLSSADNVTTPDQQNSSIKLQSSNSQQSINTQLSNSNRQCKDQQQTSDNRQESNNEQIEDVQSQNKNNKELSDDTLQENKSNNEISNALTQEKANA
- the LOC100880496 gene encoding RUN and FYVE domain-containing protein 2 isoform X1 translates to MRQESQNGLKIRPPGDHGGVHYGGYMFEEDMAGAQDTIYLCNFRVSVDGEWLCLKELQDVDFSLQDSMQRSLSPPLALSGINHQHHHHDHQRQHQLPNQRELRDILPPSPPPLQHVSRLSRDPVIIERSNLVNISKLIVKELIETSLKYGRMLDSDHMPLQHFFIVLEHVLRHGLRPKKGILGPKKELWDILQLVEKYCPEAQDITSSIRDLPTVRTAMGRARAWLRMALMQKKLADYLKVLIDHKEDILSEYFEPDALMMSEEAIVIMGLLVGLNVIDCNLCVKEEDLDCQQGVIDFSIYLRNSNHIPGESPDDELENDNMTTVLDQKNYIEELNRHLNATVTNLQAKVESLTTTNTLMKEDLAIAKKNILSLRQENWQLKKELEIEIKDTYENEKPPINITETTAEIEELRSRLETEKKLRQDVEKELELQISMKSEMEVAMKLLEKDIHEKQDTIISLRRQLDEIKLINLEMYKKLQECEGSLKHKTELITKLEAKTLSMTETIQKMDEKCKEMDGVRSGAEERVRILGVEVAEREARANGVERELRLEREWRTSLQEASISNAEKIAQLHQEIDQLRRVSEKYLTLQEEHYALKEICNEQERTLEELGGQLSTAKLAAVELREAADNAQQQHQQHQQQQQQDGAATWANDRLVTHCKSCNREFNITRRKHHCRNCGKIFCNACSDNTTALSTSTKPVRVCDECYVFLVGRYSTAR
- the LOC100880496 gene encoding RUN and FYVE domain-containing protein 2 isoform X2; the protein is MRQESQNGLKIRPPGDHGGVHYGGYMFEEDMAGAQDTIYLCNFRVSVDGEWLCLKELQDVDFSLQDSMQRSLSPPLALSARDPVIIERSNLVNISKLIVKELIETSLKYGRMLDSDHMPLQHFFIVLEHVLRHGLRPKKGILGPKKELWDILQLVEKYCPEAQDITSSIRDLPTVRTAMGRARAWLRMALMQKKLADYLKVLIDHKEDILSEYFEPDALMMSEEAIVIMGLLVGLNVIDCNLCVKEEDLDCQQGVIDFSIYLRNSNHIPGESPDDELENDNMTTVLDQKNYIEELNRHLNATVTNLQAKVESLTTTNTLMKEDLAIAKKNILSLRQENWQLKKELEIEIKDTYENEKPPINITETTAEIEELRSRLETEKKLRQDVEKELELQISMKSEMEVAMKLLEKDIHEKQDTIISLRRQLDEIKLINLEMYKKLQECEGSLKHKTELITKLEAKTLSMTETIQKMDEKCKEMDGVRSGAEERVRILGVEVAEREARANGVERELRLEREWRTSLQEASISNAEKIAQLHQEIDQLRRVSEKYLTLQEEHYALKEICNEQERTLEELGGQLSTAKLAAVELREAADNAQQQHQQHQQQQQQDGAATWANDRLVTHCKSCNREFNITRRKHHCRNCGKIFCNACSDNTTALSTSTKPVRVCDECYVFLVGRYSTAR